The window GCCTCTCCCTGCGCATCCTTCGCTCCTGCGCTCTATCAGCCTCTTCTCTCATCTTCTGCTCCAAATTTCGGCTCACGCTGCTCTCAATTTCAAAATACCAGTTGCTCTCACAGGCTGAGACCATCTCTTCAATTTTTCCAATCAACTCCCTGACCTGAAACCCATCACCTttagttttattgttgaaaacatGGTACCTGTTTTTGCATCTGTCCAAAACCCAGTGCAGCGGCGTTCCTTCACTCTCTATATAATGTTCTGTGGTGGTGCCTCCCAACCAGTCTCCAAAACTGAACACAACAATAACTCGACTCCAGATTTGATCACTAATAAGTCTGATGTGTTCTTCCACTGCTCTCCTGTAGGTGTCAGTAAAGGAGCGGTCCACCCGAATTATCAACAGGAAGGCGTGGGGCCCGGATGGGCACACGGACAGGCTTAAAACCATCTCCCTTTGGTCAAACATGGGAGTTTCATCACTGAAGTAATTGCACCACCATCCAGGAGTGTCCACCACAGTCACCTGTCGACCAAAAACAAGAGCTTTTCCAACATGATTTTGAGCAGTTCGTGTTGTTCCATGTTTGTTCTGGTTGTTTCCAAGAATTGTGCGAAAAACTGAAGATTTCCCAGAACCCTTTGCTCCCAGCAAGACAATTCTGATGTCTGTCATGGATCTCAGGTTCTCTGAAAGACACCAGAAGACAAACGGGGACTTTTTCACTTTCAAACAGGCTTCTTTTAAAACAACAGTAAATTGATTAGTCTGGGGCTAAACTGTCCACAGTTTGGTGGTTTTCCAAACTATTCTTTTCAGTTTAATAAAGCTTCCTGTCAAAGGAAGTGGTCCTCGTGTCAAAAGTGTGATACATATTTGAAACAAAAGTGGATTGTTCTGATTACATACTGTACGTTATTGTCAATGACaaataaaggtgcagtgtgtaactttttttttcctttgcctagaatgttccacagtatggcattaagctttcTCCATAGACACAAATAATTGATACCagcgggccaagttacaggtcagaaccaTGGAGAGGCGAGTACCCTCACAGTTAGAgcacatgtttttcagggtattttatAGTAGTAAATACTCctgtaattatatatatatatatatatatatatatatatatatatatatatatatatatatatatatatatatatatatatatatatatatatatatatatatatatatgtatgtatgtatatatatatatacatggatttaatgccatactatggaacatttgaaacaaagcaacaacaaccatggagacaggcaggtaactcaccttccaccagaaaagttacactttaCCTTAAAATCTAGGGCTTCTTTCTCAGCACCTTTAAAAGTATCAACATTTACCATATAcctgtttttttcatgtctatgtgcTAAAGTGCTCGTGTACTCATGTGCTCGTGTGCTTACGTGCTAGCATGGCCAGCTGAGACTATGTCCTATGtctaaaaataactaataaataccaaataaagcgtcttcactcttatcacacagcacatttagaacaagagcagaacacCACTGCCCAAAGTCATAAAATCATTGGCACTTTCGTTTTGTGAACAGCTTCATTCTTAGAATTATTTGGTCAAATTCTTCTTGTACTTGAAACTGGTGTCGTCCTATAAAAGGCTGACATAAGTAGAACACAAATCTTCCCCAAAGCAAAAACCATAACATCCTGATTGTCTGGTTTCTTGGTTACAATCACATGACTCTATAAAATGCTCTATAAAAAGCTTTGTACAGTGGTGTGGCTTGTAACGTTTGGAAATTAATAGATATATGCTGAAATAACAGCCCTTTGGCtcacttaaaggtgtactatgtaacttttctaatgggggGTCCATAACCtggtggtctccatggagatgtttttgctttgcccagaattctacacagtatggcattttctgtcttgtatttatttaattacgtTGTTTCTATTGTTGATAAAACTACCTTGAAAAACCTCATCTAAatcatctgtttgtctctatggagatagtttaatgccatgctgtggaatattgcagacaaagcaaaaaaagaCAGGCAGTTGGCTGAATCTCCAGCTCCTTTAAGAGAGAcatggatatattgtttttacacatttatgtatgaaaagtgtaaaataaaactatagactgtgtaaagaagtggactaagtgagtatgacgtcacccacagcgttcagcttcagtcaaatgaagctcatcgttgctagagcagttataggggagaatttggagccgaattaCACATTTGAAACCCTggctgtgagtatcatagcaaccaaagagccaatccggagcgagcctgttgaaggtaatgcctcttcccgcacgcaccactggtttagtagggacCGGGCGCTGAGCAATGCTATCAGTCTATCAGTgatcttggggaaagaaggtgcctgatttgtctgttattaatgttcatatcttgatttacagacacaatagtgaaataaaaaaccccggatcatgtagagcgggttaatacaaacattttaagatcaaaatgatgagtctgacacaAACAGTAAAagctaaagttaaatctgtcaactggacaaagagttttagagtgaaaacgTTTGACTAAGCcgcctcttcagttctggtcagattactggtggaccctgccttatatctgtctgaaaggaggagctaactactctgaaactgtaaacagctgttgttaaCAGTTTCAGCCTAAATGGCCCTAATggctcgctctattgttctatttgtttcctttgtttgctttgggtctgaaaaTGGGGTTATAAATCAGAGatagatttttgatttttttgattttttttattagtttatttgaatagggacaatgcacattaatcaatatttctgtaaatgtgccagtattagctatacagctagtttccaactgcagtccctatggcaagatgtaaaatgccaccacacatATAATACAAAGTTTGTATAAATAATTAGTTTGGTTATTAgtaaaatgttctaaaaatTAGTACAGGTAAGCAGGCAATTAGTAAAACACTGTGACAAAGACAGACAAAATCTATAGACAtaacacagaacagatgagGCCGGCAGCAGCACATGGCAGCACAATTTCACATTGATTGATTCCGAAGTAACAATTTTTTTACcatgattttaaaagtcctgAGTGACTCCACACTTCTGATGTGAGGCGGGACAGTGTTCCAAAACTGGACCGCTCGAACTGAGAAAGCAGATTGGCTAAATGAGCTTTTTCTCAGAGACACAACCAGATTGTTTGAGGCAGCAGCTCTGGTGTTTCTACCACTCTGTGTAAAAAAtttagagagtggaggaggagcaaggcCATGAAGGATTTTGAAGACCAAGTTAGCATCCTGAAATTTTACTAGACTGTCCCAATTTAAAAGTTTATGTTTACTCAAGACTTTACAATGGTGATGGCAAAAAGGTTTCATATCCAGGACTTTGAGAGCCTGTTTATAGGCTGAATGGATTGGTTTCATTGTCGTCTTGCAGCCCTGAGACCAGGAGGTGACACAGTAAGTCAGGTGTGGCATTATCATTGcatcaaaaaataaatttgcAGCTTCTTGGTTTAAATTATGCCTGATATGTCTAAAATTTCctatatttagtttcaattaGATGATATCTAAGGcttccattcctgttcaaaaaaggattgtctttcctaacaaaaatagcttctctaactcccctctcaaaccattcctgacagcagcagttatagaatgaggggcaacagtttttcaatagaaagtgaactggagccagagtcgatggagctggaagtgcacccatgatcactccccgcggcagctagcaggttagctatgtccatttatatatacagtatgattaaaacagaaaaacatagaCATTTGTTTAGTGCACTTACCCCTCTGCACGGCCCTTTGCTCCCTCATCCTTTTAAACCGTGAGCGTGCCCTTTCCTCtatccccctcttctcctctgtgacCCTGCGTAACACCAGCTCCGGCACCTCGAACATTGCGTTGCCATTGGACTCCACCATCCTTTGTATCTTCACCATCAGTTCAGGTATTCGGGCGTCATCGTGAAGGACAACGCTGTGACACCTACGGGTGCACTTGTGGTATACCCACTGTAACGCCTTTCCCGCTCTTTGGATGTGTTCCTCTGCCTCTGTAAGCCTCCAGCTATCAGTGAACGCAAGCACCAAGAAACAGTGGTCCCAGACAGTATCCCCTAGCAACCGGACGTGCTCCTCCACTGCTTTGCGTCGCTGTTCGGTGAATATTGACCTCGCCTTCACCACAATAATGAAAACGTGTGGACCTGGGTTGCATAGAGTCACGCTGGTCACTATCTCCCTCTTGACCAGTTTAGAGGTGTCTTGAGGGGTCAGGTCGCACCACCATCCTGGAGTGTCCACCACAGTGAGCCAGTGCATCCCCGAGACACCCAGTCGCCGGCAACAACATGTCCGCTCCTTAGTTACGAATTCCTCCTTTCCCAAAAGTAGGTTGCCCAATTGACTTTTGCCTGAGTTTCTGCCTCCAAGAAGGACGATCTGTAGCTGAGGCTTATGCCAGCCATtacctaaaaacacaaaaataaagtattCAAATGTACTTCTTTGGGTgaaatcttaaaaaataaaaaataaaataaataaatgaataaatgaacaaataaataaataaataaaaatgaaaatggaaattaaataaaaatggaagtgaaataaaaataaaataaaataaaataaaataaaataaatgaaaatgaaaatgaaaatgaaataaaaatggaaagaaataaaaatggaagtgaaataaaaataaaataaaataaaaaaaaacaaaaccaatacCAAACCAATCACCAATACTAATCATAACCAATaataaatttgagtttttgCAATCAAATAGCAAAGGCTGTAATTATTTTGAATAGAATGTTCTACTACCGACTTTAGTTTAGACTAAGGATTCACCGATCCAATACTGGCATCTGTTATTGGTGCCGATACTGCAAAATTAGCTGGCTCAGATATCAGTttccaaatatcagttcagtcGATTTTCTGGTTGGACATTTAAATTGATGTAATGAGACTATTCTCTGGTTCTGCTtggtccagaaagtctcagaatgtttgcacttttatttatacaaacttGTTCTATTGTTACTTGAGCGATAAGTAACAGCTatgtaacatgttttaaatcagtttGATCTGATTTTATgcttgtttaaaggaaataaatgctgttttctgttGCTCTGGTATTGGCTGATAGGGGGTATTGggagatacttaaagctataggATTAAAATTGGTATCGGAAATGAAAGAGCTGGATCGATGCCTCCCTAGTTTAGGCTTTAGcaagttctgaaatgcatgggattcttagatgagtttatcagttcatatttcagtcttctctcaaatgttacaCCAGGatcactctgaacagaatcctgtgctttttaaatatatatcacATGTTTAATCCTAATACTCAAGAATCATTTCCAAAATTGTGCGGCTCGTGTGGAAAATGTTATTAAATCTTAGTAAGTACAAGGAAATACTGAAGGTGAGGCGTGTCGAGCGTTACACCCAAAGGAAGTAACGTAAGAATTTAAAAGGTAAACGATCATCATCTTTTCTACCTTCAatacactcaaagcgctttatgtcaagaaaccattcacccattcacacacacattcatacaccagtgtacacagacactgggggacgaggcgggttaagtgtcttgcccaaggacacaacaacagcattcatctgtgggagctggaatcgcgccgtcaacctgtgggtcagtggatttgacggctcaaccgatgatgtttatgtcaaaagtgGGATTTGACAAatactttaccaactgagcttctgTCGTCCAGTGTTTGGGCTCGTGGCAAACTTGTCTTTACAAACTGATATTGTCACGTACATCTTATTGACAAacagatattaacattaatGGAACAACTGAAATCATGTCTCAaccagaaaataaaactggctcTACAGGCTCAGGCAAAACTAGGCTTTTTGTACTGAACAACTGGAAAATTAAAGAAGTGACCTATTCTCAGAGATGGgaagaaaagtttgaaaatgtatttagttacaagtgtgttaaaatgtgttttgtaatgtattttgttaCATGGTCCTATTAGAGTACTgcactgcattctgaatacttttacactgagtcACATTGAAATTATAGAGTAAAGACGCAACATACGGTTAAAAAcaggtttatgtttgtttcactgtttgttctgcatttccATCACTAATTAGAGAAGTAAAAATTACACAAGCCTCACCACAATTTCCAGTTTGACGCTTAAATTGTGTGATCAAATGCTGCAATGGATTCTTTGAGTtgagaaaagtaactgtactctgaataccaccaaatgaaaaagtaactgtaccagaacgCAGTTACTCTAAAAcagtattctgaatattttCTCAGTACATGCATTCagattataaataaaactaaaaggtAAACTCACATGTTGGGGCTTTGCCAGTTTCCATTTGTAATCCCTGTATCTCAAGAACAACACGACGTTCTGTGCGCATTCGTCATGGTGAAATGGGCAAACCCAATTGTggaatttcagttttatgatTTCTGGGGTCTGAAGGTTGTTGGTAATAAGTGATCAGACTGTGAGGAAGATAAACACACCCTGGAGAAGGTCAACAGTCCAGGGAAGAGAACAACAACCGGCTTTTACTACTGACAACAGAAGGAGGAAACAATAAAGAAGCATTTATCTGTTTTGATCTCTTTGATtattaactaaaataaatgtctaGTACcagtgttaaagggcccatgtgacGCTATCTTCTGATCTGtgctctaatgttgtttccttatcacaaacagacctggagttgtgtgttgttttcttgACAGAGGTGTGATTTAAGTGTATTCATGTTGTGAAGGAAACATTGTCATCATCTGATCTGTGTGAGTCTGTCAgatccagaccagacattaGACATTTACATGAAGCTCTGTCTGTCTTCCAGGAAAGCCTCATCTTACCTGTCCTCAgctgtaaaagttcattatctcatgggtgtgaagCAAAAGTCGCGctgctttgaaatgtttgtcGCCTTGTCATACTGGTATAACTACTCAGAGGTCAGATGCTCAGAGACGAGGGGAGAGATGCGctaagtgaaaagtaaaagctgaaaataaaatctgtcaactgaacaactttttttgtgcaattttgcatgcttttttacagtgtatgaacgtgcattgtgttctgcgtcctgattggctgagggactgtagaccattgtccatcagtctcctgcgtgccgtgtctcctgtacagtacagaatgtgttcagacaaatttacataaaagttCAATCAACACTACAGCAGAGCagtgccaggacgaagaggcacgatcagatgaactgtgaaatatgcgtgagtcactattaattaaacaagagagaaatgagagaaaatgttaatgcctgtgtgagaaaagtgtataaagtgtgtggtgagggattttacagctgcaaaacatatagaataattgtaaaaaaaataaagatgacaactttgtggatttcgcctattgtgggttatttttagaacgtaactcctGTGATAAACGAGGGGCCACAGTTCACTGAAAcaccttttgtttacagtttacagtttctattGAGGTACACTACACAGAGCTGCACTCTAGCTAGCATCCTAGCTTGctctgttatttttgtttcctttgttggctttgggtctgaggatggagttacacatgggggatagatgatgtctaaagcccgcattcctgttcaaggaaggattgtcttttctaacttttctctggctaagagctgaactatcttcaaaggagagGTTAGAGGCTTTGAGTTGGAAATGTACaacggactggggtccagaggagctgggagagacTCATGGAGACTTGCTTTTCCATATCTGCTCTaagaaagaataaaacatttttgtatttcataatttgccaggcttcacaaatggattattCATCAAGAGATTTTTACacaacacatgtttaacacacaaaccctgcgtatttagatTGAGTTCTTCTTGGAAACTGAAAACAGTTTCCAAGAAGTGTGGACagtttccaccttgtgatgtcatgtggtagtacagggAGTGCTCTGCTGAGTTTTTAACTCCatccagccctggaattgccaatctctactgaactaaaggtaaaaggtaaaacttgaaaactaccacttcatgacatcacaaggtggaacagagcattttaagctttggagatgtagacagactaataataaagagttagtcaaacatgtgtgaatgaaacaaaactcaactccaggtctgtttttgaggaggtaacagtattataacacggcttaaagctcacaagagtcaattttgcgtaatataggacctttaaatcggTGTACTGAAAATAGTCCATGGTCCAAGAATTTGATTTAGGTGAAATTAGAAAAACTAACTGAATAACTGAATATAtgtaccaaaaatacatattctgaatactcATTTAATAACTGTATtccagtacagttacttttcattTGGTTTCatacagaatacagttactaTTCTAAAATCTAAGAAATACTTGGTGCTACTTGATTACacaatttttttctttggaCAGCACagtattgagaaaaaaaataaaataccgcTCTTGCAGTGTGCGTGCAATTTACTTCTCTACTTAGACATGAATAAATGCAGAACAAATGTGTCAGTATATGtcattcagaatacagtactctgactggaccatgtaacagaatacattacaaaacacattttaatggtattcagtattctgtaactaaatacatttcaaattatTCTTCCCATTACTGTTCATGGCACATACTGACTATTGGACTATTTGGCAAGTGCAATGGATAAATTTTAATAAGGTCTGTTAAGGTCTGTTATGATGTtaatcaaattatgaacgtgctAAAAGTAaacctctcagccttttcagcagatctcaaacatTTGCTTTTcagccctgttcaaaaatgtagtatcCACctt of the Periophthalmus magnuspinnatus isolate fPerMag1 chromosome 8, fPerMag1.2.pri, whole genome shotgun sequence genome contains:
- the si:ch211-214j24.15 gene encoding GTPase IMAP family member 8 isoform X2; its protein translation is METGKAPTCNGWHKPQLQIVLLGGRNSGKSQLGNLLLGKEEFVTKERTCCCRRLGVSGMHWLTVVDTPGWWCDLTPQDTSKLVKREIVTSVTLCNPGPHVFIIVVKARSIFTEQRRKAVEEHVRLLGDTVWDHCFLVLAFTDSWRLTEAEEHIQRAGKALQWVYHKCTRRCHSVVLHDDARIPELMVKIQRMVESNGNAMFEVPELVLRRVTEEKRGIEERARSRFKRMREQRAVQRENLRSMTDIRIVLLGAKGSGKSSVFRTILGNNQNKHGTTRTAQNHVGKALVFGRQVTVVDTPGWWCNYFSDETPMFDQREMVLSLSVCPSGPHAFLLIIRVDRSFTDTYRRAVEEHIRLISDQIWSRVIVVFSFGDWLGGTTTEHYIESEGTPLHWVLDRCKNRYHVFNNKTKGDGFQVRELIGKIEEMVSACESNWYFEIESSVSRNLEQKMREEADRAQERRMRRERQRETARMKLDNFIPLSELKLVLIGGRKTGKSSCGNTILSHDYFKCQTQTTSCKSNQVHSKNVTVLDTPGSFCVNYDLFRTSSAFLLVVNVSSAFKDAHLKSIEAQLEEVESQIWEKSIVLFSFGDCIEDTRIEERIESEGQALQRIVNRCGNRYHVLNNKNSCAKQVKELIELIEDMAMKERRELFKNGGITRGMPQKQPNLEAKVAHGLHSSDDLSRPYQGLQNIPM
- the si:ch211-214j24.15 gene encoding GTPase IMAP family member 8 isoform X1; the encoded protein is METGKAPTCNGWHKPQLQIVLLGGRNSGKSQLGNLLLGKEEFVTKERTCCCRRLGVSGMHWLTVVDTPGWWCDLTPQDTSKLVKREIVTSVTLCNPGPHVFIIVVKARSIFTEQRRKAVEEHVRLLGDTVWDHCFLVLAFTDSWRLTEAEEHIQRAGKALQWVYHKCTRRCHSVVLHDDARIPELMVKIQRMVESNGNAMFEVPELVLRRVTEEKRGIEERARSRFKRMREQRAVQRENLRSMTDIRIVLLGAKGSGKSSVFRTILGNNQNKHGTTRTAQNHVGKALVFGRQVTVVDTPGWWCNYFSDETPMFDQREMVLSLSVCPSGPHAFLLIIRVDRSFTDTYRRAVEEHIRLISDQIWSRVIVVFSFGDWLGGTTTEHYIESEGTPLHWVLDRCKNRYHVFNNKTKGDGFQVRELIGKIEEMVSACESNWYFEIESSVSRNLEQKMREEADRAQERRMRRERQRETARMKLDNFIPLSELKLVLIGGRKTGKSSCGNTILSHDYFKCQTQTTSCKSNQVHSKNVTVLDTPGSFCVNYDLFRTSSAFLLVVNVSSAFKDAHLKSIEAQLEEVESQIWEKSIVLFSFGDCIEDTRIEERIESEGQALQRIVNRCGNRYHVLNNKNSCAKQVKELIELIEDMAMKERRELFKNGGITRGMPQKQPNLEAKVAHGLHSSDDPTGLSTVEASETSSQLVPLGRISELENIQDRRGSQSCVRSLPNGKTLTWTAAGQIFTFELPFWLFGQDTLTNMRLHCETSNNSAVVLFLPDPQSGRNEMANPVRSLCHPMLMDRTLKRLTKHGSLQKIIDEWGDSNLQELEAFIDLYFEMVWEQAMGSCIEESPKTEEIEPEEDVLASINQKLSKLDVLEEIQEDLMQLKKAIEELRRKI